GTCCAAACTCCATATTTCTTTTCCTACTAGTGCGCTAGAACCGCCGTGAGAGGGTACCATCATCGTCGCCGCTGGTGCTGGAGAAGTGGAGAGGAGCATGTCGTCTCGGTGTCAGGGCCATGGAGGAGGATGGCGCGGACCTAGGCGACACACATGATAGGAGCGGCATCGTCTCGTCGTCGGGACATAGAGCAAAATGCGCTGGAGTTGGATGTATGTAATGCCGCACAGATGCGTGCTTCCTGATTTGGTCAGGCACACCATTCTAATGGGAGGCTGAAGGCTGAACGACGAGAGCTAGATGTTTGATAGGACGGTGCAGAGGACGGCGCGGGCTTCGGCGACGAGCCGGGCGGTGACGGCCAGGGTGTGGACAAGTTTCGATACTGCGTCGGTCTCCTTCAACGAGGAAATCAAACGAGCAGGCATCGAACAAAGGGGGATCTGAGAGATATTACTTTGGATTTGGGTGAGGACTGGACACTCGCTGGGCTTGGACGGGTCAGGCCCGAGAGAAAAATAATTAATAAGGAATAATTGGCTAGATGGGCTGCTTTAAGATTAGTGTATTTTTTAGAAGGAGGAGTATTGGAACAGTTCCCCctgaaatataggagaagtgaAAAGGGAGACTAGAAAACATTAAATGTAGGATGCTCAATTTATGTAATATACATTACCTTCTTCTGGTAGGAGAAGCTTAGTTGACCCTGTTGGTGTAACACCACTTTGGCTTGTCTGGGAACGCTTCCTAACATAGTCCTTTTGTAGTGGTGCAGGTGACTGGAATGAAAAATGAGATAACTTTACACCTTGTGCAGCACATTCTGGATGCTCTTTAAGGTACCTATCCAAGCATGGAGTTCGAAGAATTAGAGAAAAATTTCGATCAGACAACTACATGCATGTAAAACTGAACTTGAGCAACAATATGCTTTAAGTGAAGAGATTGAAGCAAGAGTTGACCAAAGGAACTTGACATACTTCTCCACTTCCTTACTTGATCTCAGTTGTGTTCCTGTAGGGGACCAATAGTACCTGAAAGCATGAATACAATGTTGATATGCGCACTACCATATTTATCCAAGATGCCAGTGCTAGAACACCATGCAGCATGATATTAATATCAATATGGGTGATTGACTACAGTAAACAATACTAGCTGCAGGTATAAATATATTGAAGGAGAACTGTTTTGTATGATATTAAACTAAAACACCAATTTTCCCATTTCTTTAAACAATTAAAACTTAGATTTTTCTTTCTTCATTTGTTCGCTGCCATGGACTATGAACTTAGATCATAGGTTAGACGTCAGCCAGAGGAAAGATAACAGATAGCACACAAGTATGCGTACAAGTTCATAAGATTGGACATATGTAACAACTACAATGCCATTTGCTAAGAGATAAGTGGTCAAACTAGGAAGGATTTAAGGTTTGGCGAGAAAAATGTTACTCACACATCAGCAAATTTGGTGCTTCCTTCACCTCTTATCTTAATCAACCTTTCCCATCCTTGAGGGGCCCGTGGGATGTTAGGTTTATCAATTGCCCAAAGCTTACCGCTGTCCTGAGATACATCTGATGGGTCATCACATGTCACATCAGGCTTCCACTCACGGGCTTTCTCACAGACAAAAGGATCCTCTAGAGCTTGCTCTCGAATTTCTTCGTACTTCTCTTTTGTTGAAATAAGTCTCCATTTCTGACATTTAGCACATTGAGTAGCAAAGGCTCCAATTTGCTTTCCCAATGCACGCTTTCGTTTCTCTGATGGTTTTGCTGGTACAATTGAGAGATGGCTTGCACTCTGTTCATCTCTTCCCCTATCACTTTTGTCATTCTTATAGATGACTACTTGCTGAGATGCATCATCACATTGGTCACCATCTTTATCAGATAATGTTTTCTGTCTCTTCCCAGATGGTGGAGATACAGAGTTCTCAGTGGGACTGATCATAGAATTTTCTGGTTTGGACTCCATATTTTTTAAGGACCTGTTGAAAGGATAGTTAATAAAATTTAACGTTAGAAGGTAAATGATAGCTTCATATCATAATATAACGATACATAAGCATAATATCTTCAGTACAAAGATAGCTCCATatttcgtgtgtgtgtgtgtgtggtacaTAGTTGTGTGGTGTGTGTCCTGTTCCAGTACCCAAAATCTAGGGAATTGTAACCATTGCACAAGTCAATGTTGAGCCTCTTAGAAGTATGATAATATAGCCTACACCTTGGACTAAAGCATTTGGATTTGGAATTTGGAGAAAGCACCCAGACAAAACAGAATTTACAGAAGGGATACTTTCAAACTGGGATTTCTGAGACAAGCCTAGAATTCTGAAAGATCCCTAAGGTAAACATATTTAATGTAAGTGGAAAAGTGATCAAATACTTCTTTTTTAGCTAGATACACAATAGTGCAACTGAAAACCACAGAAGGGAAACAATACAATAACGGGCATACACAGCAGATTACCTAAAAAACATTCATTGTAAATCTTGGATTTAATGTACCTAGAATACTAGAAACCAAGTTCTCAAATGTCAAAACTATAGTATACACTCAAAAAGCCAACAGCAGAACAACCATTCCAAGTTGACAACAGAATTCTACAGAGCATTTTATAGAAGGCCATTGCTAATAAATTCTCTATGGTATGTTAAAAAAAGCATCTGCATAACACATGGATCAACCAGTATTTTTCACATCCTTTTCATTTTGGTTGTATAAGATTAGTTAGTGTGCTGTATAAATCTCCACCTTGTACAGCTAACTGAGGTGGTGTAACATCCTACGATCAGAAAGGTAGATATCACCATAGAAGCCAACACCTCCTTAGTAATGACAGGGCCCAACCAATCAGGTTCACCAAAGTCCTTTTCTCCAAACAAGGTATTTCTCAAACCAAAATGGAAGGTTGTACATCAAGTTCAGTTTGGTTTAGCACAAATTCCAAGCATTTGACAACTGAACTAAGTAGCACTAACTCAATTACAAAGATTCCTCAGCTTGACTCCAGGATATCATTTGCAATAAAAATATTTACGAACATAGTTCCTCATTAGTACGTTTAGGGTATTGCCAATTTGATCCTGTTACAATAAGGTATCGCATAACTTCCTAACATGTAACATTTAAACTAAGTAGAGCTAATGCAGCAAATACCAAAACCCCAAGGCTAGATACAATCTATCATTAGCATTAGAAGCACAGCATTAAGTTGATAAACCTAAGTCAGCATTCCAATAGCATTAAGTTAATGAGAAATGTTATGAAGCTAATATTTCTTGCTTCTTGCAAGCCTGTGAACCACTTTCTTCAGACTTGAACTTGTCTGGACTTTCAGACACATAACACATTATGTCCAGTAGCTATGTTCAAAATGGCAGGGCGAACTGTTAATGTTTTGACCACAAACTTTTTATGGAGCCTTCTTTATATAATAAAAGGTGACCCCGGAGAGTTTCCCCTCGTCCAAAAAAATCAGCATTCCAATACTATAACACATGACTCTGGAATCCAAACAGTACAAGGCTAGTCCAACCAACAACAGAAACCGTGATTCTCGAACCGTATGTGTTCTCAGGCTTGCAAGACATGAACCGAGGTGTTGTCTACCTCTAATATCCTAAACTAAAATCTAGAATGTCACCAAAATCCAAGGATTTAGGCATGTAAATATGGCAGGCACAAATCTGTGGCCTTCTTGTTAGCAACAAGAGAAGCAACTCTCTGATTCCTACGACTGGAATGCGAAAAACGACAAAATCGCCAAACCGCACATACATCAGCACAGACTCTATCTAACAATCGATATCGAGCAACGCTAACACGAAACTCGACCAGCAGGAAATCACCGGAATTCTAACCACACGATCAAGCTTTTATTCAGTTCTTCTGTAAACATGCCAAGCACAAATCTGTGGCATTCTTGTTAGCAACAAGAGAAGCAACTCTCTGATACCTACGCTTGGAATGTGAAAACAACACAATCGCCAAATCAGTTTCATCAAAAAACACAATCGCCAAATCTCACGTCCATACACAATCACCAATCGCACATCCACCAGCACAGACTCTACCTAACATTCAATCGAGCAAGGCTAGCACAAAAGACGAAACTCCACCAGCAGTAAATCACCGAAATTCTAACCACACGAACAAGCTTTTATTCAGTTCTTCTGTGAGCACCGCACGCGAAATGAAATCAATACAACAACGATCGCAAAATAGAGACGGATAGAGCGTATACTTGTAGAGCTCCCAGTAGCGGCTACGGGGCGGCCAAATGGGCTGGTCGTCGTCCTCGGGAGGCTCCGGCGGCCGCCGCGGGGGAGGAGACCGGGCGAAATGCGGGGGAGACGACTGTTCGAGTCGGCGTGCCTCGCAGGAGGCGTCGAGCCGCCGGAAGAGCTCAGCTCGGTGGGGGTCGCGTCGAGCCGTGGCGCCGGGCTGCTCGCTGGCggacgccgccgcgcccgcctcgGCTCGCGCGCCGGGCGTTAAAGGAGGGAGAAGCCGACCGGCCTTCTCTGTCTCTCTTCTTACACTTGCAACTGTGTGCGGCGCTGACTAGTTGTTGACTGAGAAATTTTGGAGAATTTGGTGAATTTCGACTGAATTTATAGAGGGGAGATGGTGTTGGTTTTAGACCTAGTACCGCTCAGAACTCAGAAGGTTCTGGAATGTGGCCACCTACCCTAAAAAATATTCATAATTTCCTTTTGTTgtatccaaattccaaatggcCCATTTAACAAAACTTTATTTGTAGAATAGTGCATGTATTTATATTTTATCAAAAAATTGTGAAGGAAAATGACATGGGAGGTGTGATTGCAAAACTTTACCCTAGTCGTCAAACAAGGGTGCGAACTAGGGCACCATGACGCGAAATACAGAAACCAAACTACTAGAGGTCGTGAAATGTGATGCTTACACACGTAGATCAGTTGGTTCTTAGTTTTATTTAAACCTCCAAACAAATTAACGGTCTTTGGCGCGAAAGAATAACGTTGGTTAGCAATTAACGACTTAACATTCGTTAGCAATTAATAGAATAATAACGGTCTTTGGCGCGAAAAACATCTAAAACTCGTGCGCAGCAAGTATTTACATGGACCGTGTGCGCTTGTTTCTAATAACTCGCACACGGGCAGAGCAAGCATTTAAATGGACCACCAACTTCGTGCGTTTGTTTCTAATAAAGCCAAAGATATCAAGAGTATCAATATCACATCAAGAGAAATTTTCAACATATCTCGAAATTAATTTCCACATCCATGACCACACTGGTTACTTGAGAAATCTCACTATTGTTTTTTCACAAGCCAACGGCagcatttttttattaaaaaaaaggaaaaatgacCCAACGGTAGCTTAGCCACCAACCGTCCAACACAGTCGTAGGCTCGCAGCCAAAAGAAGCAAACATTTATCTCGTTGCCTCAAACGCTATGGTTGATGGACTGGCGTGCACAAGAACCATGTTCTGGCGACagcatagttttttttttaaaaaaaaaaaactctggtGACAGCATATAGTgtttgaaaaatattctttttttaCTGTTGAAAAAATTCTCTAGATTTTGTTTTTTAGATAATCCTAGTCTCTAGATTGAGAATTGCGCGTGACCACACTAAAAAAAATGATGTCTGACTAATTCTTTTAGAAAGGTGATGAGTAGTAGAAACATGAAAATATTAATCGTTGTATTTTGATGTATGCAACTTTGCTAAATACCTCATCTACCTGTAAGAGTTGTGGGAGAAAAATGCACAAGGATTATGCATGAGGATTAGAAGTTTACCTAAACACATCTTGTTGAGAAAAAAAATGGGAAAAAACACCACTTTATATTCGAACCACCTGAGTACCACGCTAGTTACTAGAGAAAACATTACAGTATATTATAGTGTGTCCCATGTGGAAAATGATAGAGAATTTTAGAGAAATTAAAGCAAAAATCAAAACTTTCTGTATGAGAATTATGAAAGCAATTTCATAAAAAAGTCGTGAAAATGAAAATCAAAACTGAGGAAGGGAGAGATAAGAAACGGAAGGTCTTAAGTTAGAGGAATAGCCATAGCCAACCAACGTAGCCGCAGCCAGAAGAGGCAAATATTTATCTCGTTGCCTCAAAACACCATGTGCTCAATAAGCACGTTCTGGCGATAACAATCAAAGTTGGCTATTGGCGAACAGTTGTACCCAGGAGCCTATCTAGAgttcatttgaaaaaaaaaagatcctCTTAATAATTGAGTAGCCACGTTAATTTGGCAATATACAGGCATATTTGGATCACCTCAACTAAAATTTATCTATCTAATTGCTAGAGCTAAAACTTAGCTAGCTAAATTTTAgctaggggtgtttggatcctctaGCTAATTAAAAACCTTAACTATGCTACCCCTCATTAATTCTATTGTTTAGCTAGCTAAACTTTAGTTGTGGGTATTTGGATTctctagctaaactttagctagagATAGTTTGaggcgtgttcggctggctggttgtCGCagctggggctggccagcccactcacGCGGGCACTGTTCACATGAACAATGTCTTTCAGCcagaatattatttttctttcacaaaaacctagctggaacagtattttggcttattcaaccagcctgTCGAACACTCTCTTGGTCATCGAGGCCTTTTAGCTAGTTTTAGCTAGGTCGAAACAGCTAAAAGAATTATGTATAGTTTGGTCCTAGCTAAAATTTAGCTATGAGCTGTttcagctaaagtttagcttgCGGATCAAATAAGGCCTACTTATTgtgctatttctattttccctaAACTAAAGTACGTCACAGAGGTGTTGCAGTGATCCATGAATGATGGTGAACTGTTAAGGCTAGATCCAACACTCCAGCAGGGATAGTGATCTTATCATGCCACAACAGAGTGAAGCTCTCGCGAGAAATAGAAGAAAATAGCCGTGTCTTGCAGGACACGCTATTAGTTCCCGCTGAGGGAGCTATTGTATTAGAAAAGAGACAGAGAGATGGTGAGATAAAGCTGATATTTATGGatgttttttctttattttttttttcttgtgcaCAACAGTCTGTGGCCTGTCATGCGTTATAGCATTGATACTTAAATAGAGGTTAGGAGTATGTGACATCTTCTCTCACCTGAGGCCGCCAATATTGTATGCTTTTGCGTTGAGCGTGGTCTAATAGGGTGCATATGCAAACTGTAACCGTTTTCGCTTCAGCAAAGCAGTTTGTGTGTGTCATATCGAACGTTCAGATATTaaggtcccgttcgcttcgctggaaaaataagccgaaacactgtttcggttgatttgttgtgaaagaaaaacactgttccggctgaaaaaaaaaataaactgaaaaagacagattataagagaagcgagcaGGGCCTTAGTACAAGTTATCAGGTAATTAGTTTGTCTTTTGTGCTCCATTGGAGAGAACTAAAAATTGGTAGGTGCGTGGGCAGGCCTGAATGAAGACCAATCAAAGCTTGTTAggcttaggccccgttcgctggtctgaattttggctgaaactagctgaaaaatactgttctggctgaattattgtgagagaaaaatactgttccgactgaaaaaagtcgaacaagccgaatatgaggtaagccaaACGGAGCCTTAATCCGAGAGGATTGAAGGGAATTGGGtggatttttgtttttttttttgtggatAAAACCCATAAATCTGGAGTGGTTGGGCCTAAAGACTACGGGCTAACACTCTCTAAAACCTACCACCACGTCTTTCTAGCAAAGACACCCAGCTAGCAGGTGTTCAACTATTTCAGTGCCGGTACTAGGATAATAAAGGCCCTCCGGCGATCTCATCATAATGGCCTCTCTTaaccatgtataaaatcttataatatataggcgctaattttacttgcaaaacgaaagcaaatttaataacatatttttaatttaacatatctgaaagcatctaggcctctagttggatttcggtgattaatgtcaatacaagattactatgactaacgtgtgttttgcagaggcaattaagttaggtcatggtaatggagatcgattgggcaatcgaggttgtcatgcccctacgatgaaaatcgtttcggttttcaaaggatggacgacaaggttaaggataactagttctaagtgtcgattggagttggagagacacttagagtagtttaggactttgtttttcctttggccgtactataaaagggggtatgaacgggtagcttgacctagttgagtctagtgagttaggtgtggtgcacacttgtttaaactagctctaggtagcttctatgaatgcctaagatcctatggagcaaacttcattcacatatgttcgattgttggaagtgaatggagggtcaaacactgaccggacgctggctccggtgcgaccggatgtTGGGCGCAGGGTcctgtcagttcatttgaccgtgaagaacaagtctggagtgaccggacgttggaaggTTCatttgactccagtaagggtccagacttgggaaagagtgaccggacgcgtccggtcagtggtgaccggaccctgagtatctagcgtccggtcgtttacagtaagcatccaagagcgaccggatgcgtccggtcggtactgaccggaccctgacagcgtccggtcatcatttgaaaactgttcgcgggttgaactgaccggagcgtctggtcaaaacgatcggagcgtccggtcatcccgcagaagctcataacggttcgtttttcaggctgccttataaatagaggctccactcgtgagtggagcaactttgctcattccaacagctgagaaacacgtttgtgagtgccaagaagagcaaggtcctagtgaggtgtttgtgatttgagaatccaagagagtagcctcactagcaaatcaagagtagcaaagtgtgcatccatcttctcattaggcttcgcgtggtcaagtgagagttcgtgcttgttactcttggtgattgccatcacctagacggcttggtggtgatcgggagtttggtgttcacccgacggagcttgtgggtgacccaactcaagttgtgagcggctttgggtgattcgccgcgacggagtgtcgaagaatcaatccgtagagagcacttgatccttgcgcggatcaagggggagctacacccttgcgcgggtgctccaacaaggactagtggggagtggcgactctccgatacctcggcaaaacatcgccgcgttcctttctgtCTCTAtctactttgagcacttactttgagcatttaccttgagcaattcaatacttgttttacatccatagaattgcttgctagagtaag
This DNA window, taken from Miscanthus floridulus cultivar M001 chromosome 13, ASM1932011v1, whole genome shotgun sequence, encodes the following:
- the LOC136502113 gene encoding methyl-CpG-binding domain-containing protein 2-like translates to MESKPENSMISPTENSVSPPSGKRQKTLSDKDGDQCDDASQQVVIYKNDKSDRGRDEQSASHLSIVPAKPSEKRKRALGKQIGAFATQCAKCQKWRLISTKEKYEEIREQALEDPFVCEKAREWKPDVTCDDPSDVSQDSGKLWAIDKPNIPRAPQGWERLIKIRGEGSTKFADVYYWSPTGTQLRSSKEVEKYLKEHPECAAQGVKLSHFSFQSPAPLQKDYVRKRSQTSQSGVTPTGSTKLLLPEEVQPISWALPLADDNPENNMQLVLYSGDQTQVVQSSSEPPEPESPPPAPAA